The nucleotide window TGGACCTGACAAAGTTTCTCATCGAAAATATTTCCCTGCCACCGGAAGTGGAAGAGGCGCTGGACAAACGCAGCAGCATGGGTATCGTGGGCAACCTGGGCGCTTATGCGCAGTTCCAGGCAGCCAATGCCATGGAAAAAGCCGCTGCCAATCCTTCGGGTGGCCTGGCTGCCGCCGGCCTGGGTGCCGGTATGGGCGCTGCCATGATGGGACAGGTAGGAAATGTGTTCCAGAACAACCAGGTTAATCAACAGCAGCCTGCCGCCGGGCCAGGCATGCCTCCACCATTGCCTGGTACAGAACCGTTTTATGTAGCTGTTGAAGGTAAACAGGCCGGTCCTTACAATATGGACCAGCTGAAACAACTGGCTGCATCCGGCGGTTTACAGTCACAAACACTGGTATGGAAAACAGGTATGGCCGCATGGGCCGCTGCCTCCACGGTACCGGAACTGGCCCCTGTGCTGGCTACCGTACCGCCACCACTGCCTTAAACCTATTCCCGATAGTAAATGTAAGTGAATGGCGTATATCCGTGGACGATATACGCCATTCATTATTCTGATGTATAAATTTTCCCGCTATCATCTATGTCTTTTGAGGAAAAAACAAGTGAAACAGTATCCTCGCTGAAATGTCAGAATTGCGGCGCCATACTGCATTATGCCCCCGGTACCAACAGCCTGAAATGTGAGTATTGCGGCACAGTGAATACTATTGAAGAAGAAAATGCAGTACCCGAAAGTATTCATGCATTTGACTATGATACTTTTATTGCAGATCTGCAAGGTCATACAGAAAATACGGAGCAGGCTGTGGTGGTGAAATGTAATAGCTGCGGTGCCTCTACTACCATGCTCCCCAATGTTACTGCTGATGCCTGTCCTTTCTGTGCTTCGCCGCTGGTAGTGCAGCAGGGGACTTCAACAACCATCCTGCAGCCACATTATGTACTACCTTTCGTAGTGAGCGATAAGGAAGCCCAGCAATATTTCCAGCAATGGATGAGCAAGTTGTGGTTTGCGCCGTCTGATCTGGTAAGAAAAGTAAAAGATGCTTCCAGACAGCAACTGAAAGGGGTATATATACCTCACTGGAGTTATGATACCAATACCGTGACTTCCTATCGTGGTCAGCGGGGAGAATACTATTACACTACCGAAACCTATACAGAGGAAGTGAATGGTAAAACGGAGACACGTACACGTCAGGTGCGTCATACAGCCTGGTACAACGCTTCCGGCGTAGTAGATAATTCATTCCGTGATGTATTGGTTACTGCGAGTCCTTCGCTGCCCCGTAAAATGGCAGAGATACTGGAACCCTGGCATCTGGACCAGCTTAAAGCCTACGATGGGCGCTATCTGAGCGGTTTCAGGGCAGAACTCTACCAGACCAATGCAGAGCAGGGACTGGCCATCGCCAAAAAGAGAATGGACCCCGTTATCCAGGATGAAATCCGTTCAGATATTGGTGGTGATGAGCAGTCTATTGACAGTTACAATGTCCAGTATAACGAGCTCGGACTGAAGTACCTGTTGCTGCCGGTATGGTTGAGTGCTTACCGTTATGATAACAAGCTGTATCATTTTGTAGTCAACGCCAGCACCGGCGAAGTGACGGGCGACCGCCCCTACAGCTGGATGAAAATAGTCGGTCTTATTGTCGCTATTATCGTTGCAGCTGTCATTATCTATCTTGCCACCCAGCAATAACTTTATAGGGGTTGATCAATTACGATCGACCCCGTTTTTTTATCCCCCGTTATTTTACATACTGAGGAAATGCTTCTACAATAAAGCATCCCCGGCCATTAGCCTATCTTCATTACATCTTCTTCCTTAATAAATTAATGCTGCTTCTTCCGCACATGGTACCTTTTTTGTCGCATGCAGGGAGAAAGAGAAACCTTTATTTACCCAATAATTTCAATAGCCATGAAAAAGTCAATCTTTTTTGTAACGGCGCTGTTGGGTGCATGGATGTTGCATTCCTGTGGCAATAGACACAATCCACAACATGAGAAACCTGAAGATTCAGCCAACGCCATCAATGAGACAATGAGAAAAGTGGATGACACCTCTTCTGCGTTTGCAGTGGACGCAGCTGACAAAAACATGATGGAAATACAGTTGGGAAAACTGGCGCAGGAAAAGGCTGAAAACCCGAGAGTGAAAGCATTTGCCACTATGATGGTGGAAGAACATACCAAAGCCAATGATCAGTTAAAGACAATTGCCAGCAGAAAAGGAATTGTACTGCCAACAGAACTGTCTACCGCATCAAAGAATTTTATCGATAGATGGAGCAAAAAAAAGGTGGAACGCTTTGATAAGGAATATATACGCGAGATGGTGGACCACCATAACCAGGATGTGAAGGATTTTGACAACGCCGCCAATAACCTGCAGGATGAAACACTGAAAGAATGGGCCAGAAAAATGTTGCCTGTTCTGATGGTGCACCAGGATTCCGCCAGGGCTATTAGTGAATCTCTGTAGTCAATTACGAATTACGAATGAATGAAAAATTGTGTTAATCCGTAATTCGTAATTGATAACCTGATCATAATAGATCGTTGTATTCCGGGTGTTTTTTCATATAGGCGTGTACGTAAGGGCACAAGGGTTTTACCTTCAGATGGTTGGCCCGTGCATACTCCAATACATATTTGGCCAGTTGGGAGGCAATACCTTTACCTTCCAGTTCCGGCGGTACTTCCGTGTGTATATAGGCGATGCCGCCGGGGAACAGTTTATAAACAATAAAGGCGGTGTGCCCGTCTACCACTGTTTCGAACTGGTGTTTGGTGGTGTTTTGCTGAATAGTAAGTTCCATATATTATTCGTTGTCTGTAAATCCTGTTTTAATATGTGTACCGTCGCAGTAGGGCATATTGGAAGAGCTCCCACAGCGACAGAAAGCGGTAACCTTATACTCCTGTGTTTCGTGGCCGGATGTATCCTTTGTATGAATGCTGCCATATATCAGCCTCGGACCATTAGGTACTATCTCTGCCAGGCTGCTTGCGGTTATCTCCGGAGATGATCCATCTGCCAGCACTTCCTTGTTCATAAAATAAGTGAGCGCACCGGATGGACATTTTTTTACCTGTTGTATGATCCGTTCTGTGTTACTGCCTGCAGCATTGATCCATGGTTTGGCATGAGGATCAAATACCTCAGGGAGGCCGCGGAAACATACTTCCGAGTGTTTGCACACTTCGGGTTTCCATACGATGGTTACTTCACCATTGGAGTATGTTTTGGTAATGTCTTTCATATCAATCTGCTTTAGTATTGATAATAATAGGGTTCGAAAGTACTTTATGAACAGGGCATGCATGGGCTATTTCCATCAGCCTTTTCCTTTGTGTTTCATCGAGGTCGCCTGTAATATGTACGAGGCATTCGATGACGGTTGTTTTTGGATCTGGTTTGGCATCACTGTCAAACCGGAGTTCTACATCTATCTTTTCCACCGGCCATTTTTTTCGTGCCGCATACATAGTGAGCGTGATGGCGGTACAGGAGCCCAGACTGCTGAGTAATAACTCGCCGGGAGTAGGGCCGGTATCGCCACCAGACACCTCTGCCGGTTCATCTGCCAGCCATCGGTGGTCTCGTGCTGAAATTGATACCTGATACGGAATTCCTTCGATACTTACTTTTACTTCTTCGTTCATTTTATTGCGGTGTTACCGGAAATTTTCCTTTACCCAGCCTGCGGCCAGGTCAATATCCTGTTGTGTTAATTGATGTCCTGCATTGATATCGTAGTTGCTTACCTGGAAGCCGTTGGCAGTTAGCAGGGTGGCATAGGCTGCGGTGGCAGCAGGTTCTACGGTGTGGTCTGTTTTTCCTGAGCTCATGAATACAGGCTGTTGCCGCGTGGTTTCAAACGGATCTTCAATACCATGCAACGGCTGCATAGGCCGGAAAAGTACGGCGCCTGCCAGCAGTTCGGGATAGAGCATCAGCACAGCCCCTGCAATATTGGCACCGTTGGAATACCCGGCAGCTACGAGCTGCTGCAGGTCAAACCCTTCTTTGGCCGACAGTTCCTTAAGAAAGTGGACCATTTCATGTGTTCTGAAATGTACATCCTGCTCATCAAAAACGCCCATGGACAGCCGGCGGAAGAAGCGGGGCATACCCTGTTCCTGTACATTGCCCCGAAGGCTTAATACATGGAAATGCGGTGCCATAGCCGGTGCCAGCGGCAACATATCCCGCTCATCACCACCGGTACCATGCAGTAATAATAACGTATAGGCGTTATGGTTAGCTGCCGGCTGGTAAATATATTGCAAGGGTTGAAAGTCCATCTTAAACCAGTTTAATCAGTTTCTGTTCTATCTCTGCCCGCTGTGGTTCGAATTGAGCGGGCAACATCAGATGCGTACCCAGTTCGTCAACAGACTCATCTACAGTGAATCCGGGCGTGTCTGTAGCCAGTTCAAAAAGCACGCCGCCCGGCTCTCTGAAATATACAGAGCGAAAATATTTCCGGTCCAGCTGTGGAGTGGCATTTAATCCCAGTGCTTCCAGTTTTTCACGGTAGTGCAGTTCCATAGCATCATCTTTCATGCGGAAGGCAATATGATGAATGCTGCCACCAGCCACATGGCCGCGGAGTTCGCCCTTGGCTTCTACCAGATCGATATAATTGGCGGTATCGCCGGCAGGGCTGGCAAAACGGTACCGGTTGGCATGATGTTTAATCAACTCAAACCCGAAAACGGATACCAGCAGATCGGCGGTGGCCTGTATGTCGTCCAGGGTCAGCGTGACATGATGAAAGCCACGGGTGGCGTTTTCAGCGCTCACCTCGGCTGTTTCCCAGGGTACACGGTCATCTGTTTTTTCAGGTACGGTCAGCTCTATCTTAAGTCCGTCCGGGTCCAGGAAAGTAAGGTATATCTCCCCGAATTTGGAAGAAGGCTTGTTGTAAATAATATTGGCGGCATCCAGCCTTTTCAGCCAGAAATTAATGCTGCCCTCCGGTATGGAATAGCCAATCTCTGTGGCCATATGGGTGCCTCTGCGTCCGGCCATTATATCTTCCCAGGGAAAGAATGTCAGAATTGTGCCAGGGCTACCTGTTTTGTCTCCATAGTAAAAGTGATAGGTATGCGGATCGTCAAAGTTCACCGTTTTCTTAACAAAACGCAATCCCATTATCCTCGTATAAAAATCATAATTCTTTTTTGCATTACCGGAAATCGCGGTAATATGATGCAGTCCTGTTATTGCTTGATCCATATGCCTTTTCATTTTGAGGATTCTTTGATTTTCGATTTTCTGATGAATGCGTAGTCACATCAAAAAATCGAAAATCAAAAAATCAGTCGTCAGTATTATTACTGCTTCAGCAGTTGTACTTCACATTGTATCTTTACTTCATCGCTGACCATTACGCCACCGGCTTCTGTCGCGGCGTTCCATGTCAATCCGAAATCCTTGCGGTTGATTTTACCATTGATCGTAAAACCGGCTTTGGTATTGCCCCAGGGATCTTTTACAACGCCACCGAATTCAACATCCAGCTTCACGTTTTTAGTCACATCACGGATGGTCAGATCGCCATGCAGTACATAAGAGCCGTCATTGTCCACACTTTCAATTTTGGTGGCTGCAAAACTGATGTTCCGGAACTTGTTGACATCAAAGAAGTCGGGGGAACGGAGGTGCTCATCACGCTGCGTATTGGCTGTGGTGATTGAATCCACATCAACCGTAGCAGTAGCTTTGGCGTTTAGAAAGTCTTCTCCTTCTGTTTCAGCTTCTACCCGGAAGTTGGTAAACCTGCCGGTAACATTGGTAATCATCAGGTGTCTGATCTTGAAAGAGAGTTCGCTGTGATCGGCGTCGGATACCCATTTTAGTTTTGCCATAATCGATGAGATGTTTTATTGATGATTAAATAGTTTGTCTTATTGACACTGCAAATTTCAGATAAAGTGCAGTGGGTTGAAATGGATAAAATAAACTTAATGATGTACAAAAATTTCCCGGACTGGTTAAATATAACGCTTTAGTAAGGAAGTATGCTGTCTCAGCTTATGTTTAAATTTTTTTGCATAATATAAACATTATGCATGAAAAATTGTTCAATTGTGTTGAGGCTGTCGTCGCTGCTGCCGCTGACACCTCCATTGTACAAACAGGGGGATCACGCAGGATCAGTGATTCACCTGTTGTGTCGTAGATTTTTTATCTTTTGCTGGCATTAAGGCAATTAAGAAGGTTGAACAAAAAGCAACAACCTTTATCTTTGTAAGGTGTACGCAATAGTAGATATAGAAACCACAGGCGGCCATGCCAGCGCCAACGGAATTACCGAGATCGCCATCTACCTGTCTGATGGCCGGGAGGTCACCCAGCATTATCAGACGCTGATTAATCCGGGTGTTCCTATTCCTTATTACATAGAATCACTGACGGGCATCACCAACAGTATGGTGGCAGAAGCTCCGCCCTTTGAAGCGGTGGCACCGATGATACATGGGCTGTTACAGGACCGGATCTTTGTAGCGCATAATGTCAACTTTGATTATTCCTTTGTAAAGCATCATCTGGCGGCTGCCGGCTTCGAACTGCAATGCAAAAAACTCTGTACTGTAAGGCTGGGCCGCAAAATCTTTCCGGGCCTGCCTTCGTATAGCCTGGGTAACTTCTGCCGGCATATGAATATTCCGGTCAACGGCCGCCACCGCGCCGGCGGCGATGCGGAAGCTACCGCCAAACTTTTTGCCCTGATGCTGCAGCATGACACAGAAAAGGCCATCGCCACCGCCCTCAAAGTAGGCTCCAAAGAGCAGTTCCTGCCACCTAACCTGGAGCCGGAGGTGGTGAAACAGCTTCCGGAAGTACCGGGTGTCTATTATTTTCATGATGTCAAAGGCAAAGTGGTGTATGTAGGAAAAGCCAAGGATATACGTAAACGTGTCAACAGTCATTTCTCCGGTCATAGCGCCAGCAGGCAGCGACAGAATTTCCTCCGGACAATCTTTAATATCACTTATCAGGAAACCGGTACGGAGCTGATGGCCTGTATCCTGGAGTCGGTGGAGATAAAGCGGCTCTGGCCGGCATTCAACCGTGCCCAGAAAAGGGTGGAGTTCCGCTACGGCTTCTATCTCTTTGAAGACCAGGAAGGGTACCTCCGGTTGGCAATCGAGAAAAGACGGAAGTTCAGTACGCCCGTACATGCTTTTAACATGCTGATAGACGGGCACCGGCTGCTGCGCGCCCTGATCAAACAATTTGAACTGTGTCCTAAGTTGTGTTTTCTGCAAAAGGGGGAGGGTACCTGTGCCGGTGTGACGGCTGCCACCTGCCATGGAGCCTGCGACAAACGGGAAGCCCCTGAAACCTATAACCAACGGGTGAAAGCGGCCATCGCTTTTTTGCAGGAGCAGCAACCGTCTGTAGTGATCATGGACAAAGGCCGCAATAGCGATGAACAAAGCTGTATCCTGCTGGAAAAAGGCCGGTTCTACGGTATGGGTTATGTGCCGGCACACCTCCGGGCTACTGACGCCGAAACGCTCAGGCCCCATCTCACACAATACCCGGAAAATGAAGTGATCATTAGTTTGCTGCGGCCTTACGCTACAAACAGCAAACAATTATCATCCCCCCAATAAAATCAACAAAAGGTAAAAAAATCAGAAGAATCAGTTTGAATCATGCAAATCATAGTTACTTTTGCACCTCGCAATTGTGATAATTAATCTGTGATATTCAATCTTTAATTAATAGTTCATGTTAGAATCAAATTTCAAATTCCCGGGTCAGACCGCCTTTTACAAAGGGAAAGTACGTGATGTATACACCATTGAGGACAGACTCATGGTAATGGCCGTTAGTGACCGTATCTCCGCGTTTGATGTGGTATTGCCCCGTCCTATTCCTTACAAAGGACAGGTACTGAACCAGGTAGCGGCCATCATGCTGGAAGCTACTAAGGATATCGTACCTAACTGGGTAAAAAGTACCCCGCTGCCTAACGTAACCATAGGTTTGAAATGCGAAACCTTCCCGGTAGAAATGGTAGTTCGCGGAAACCTCACCGGTCATGCGTGGAGAACTTATAAAACCGGACAGCGTGTACTCTGTGGCGTTACTATGCCGGAAGGCCTGAAGGAAAATGACTTTTTCCCTGAGCCAATCATCACACCAACCACCAAAGCACATGAAGGTCACGATGAAGATATCTCCCGTGAAGAAATCATTGCCCAGGGTCTGGTGAGCAAAGAAGATTACGAGCAACTGGAAAAATACACCCTCGCGCTGTTTGCAAGAGGTAAGGAGCTGGCTGCACAACGTGGTCTGATCCTGGTAGATACCAAATATGAATTCGGTAAAATTGGTGACACCATCTACGTGATCGATGAAATCCACACACCGGATTCTTCCCGTTACTTCTATGCTGAAGGTTACGAAGAAAATCAGCAAGCCGGCAAACAACAACGCCAGCTTAGCAAGGAATTTGTTCGTGAATGGCTGATGGAAAACGGTTTCCAGGGTAAAGACGGTCAGCAGGTACCTGAAATGACCGACGCTTTCGTTAACAGCGTGAGCGAGCGTTATATCGAGCTGTTTGAGAACATCACCGGTCAGAAATTTGTGAAAGAAGATGTGACACCGGAAGAAGCAGAAGCGAAAATCGTCGCAGCGCTGAAACAATTCTAAACTGTCACAGACGCAAGATAAAGAAAAGACCCGGGCATGATCTGCATGCGCCGGGTCTTTTCTTTGATGCGTAATTCGATTGACTTATTTTTGCAATAAAGATATCCGATTGAAACATTTAGCCGCACTCAATAAATACTTCATAGCCCAGAAATGGCGCCTTATCCTGGGACTGTTGTTTACCGCCATATCTATCGTATTCAGCATTTTTCAGCCCATCATGGTCCGGCAGATCTTTGACCTGCTGTCGCATAACCTGGATGAGTACCGTATACTCAGTGACACCGGACTTAAAGGTGCCTTCCGGTCAGATTTCTCCCATATCCTGGCATTTTACGGCGTCAGCATTCTGGTCTTTGCTTTGCTGAGCGGTTTCTTTCTCTTCCTGCAAAGACAGACGCTCATTGTGATGAGCCGTCATATTGAATATGACCTGAAGAATGAAATTTATCAGCACTACCAGCGGCTTGACCTCAACTTTTTCAAAATGCACCGTACCGGTGACCTCATGAGCCGTATTACGGAAGATGTTTCCCGGGTGCGGATGTACGTAGGGCCTGCCATTATGTATGCTTCCCGCACGGTGTTTCTGATTGTGATCATCGTATACCTGATGCTAAAGGTAAACCCGCTGCTGACACTGTATACATTATCGCCGTTGCCCTTTCTGGCCCTCATGATTTATTATGTGAACCGGGTTATCCATCGCAAAAGTGAGAAGATACAGGCTGAGCTGTCTAATATCACGTCTATTGCCCAGGAGTCCTATTCCGGCATACGGGTGATCAAATCCTATGTACAGGAAGGAGCCAGTGGCCGGCATTTTGAAAGCGCGAGTGAAGCTTACAAGAACAGCTCCATCAGTCTGGCAAAAACGGACGCACTATTTCAACCCGCCATGGCACTGATGATCGGGCTGAGCGTTATCCTCACTATTTTTATTGGTGGTATACAGGTGATCGCTGGTAATATCACAGTGGGGAACCTGGCGGAGTTTGTGATTTATGTAAACATGCTGATGTTCCCGTTTTTATCTATCGGGCTGGTGGCAACGATGATACAGCGTGCGGCCGCCTCACAGCAACGCATAAACGAATTTCTGCAGATTGAGCCGGGTATTAAAGATGAACCCGGTGCCCGGTCTGTGGAGCTCAACGGCACCATTCGCTTTGATCATGTAACGTTTACATACGCTCATACGGGTATCACCGCGT belongs to Chitinophaga sp. HK235 and includes:
- a CDS encoding DUF4142 domain-containing protein yields the protein MKKSIFFVTALLGAWMLHSCGNRHNPQHEKPEDSANAINETMRKVDDTSSAFAVDAADKNMMEIQLGKLAQEKAENPRVKAFATMMVEEHTKANDQLKTIASRKGIVLPTELSTASKNFIDRWSKKKVERFDKEYIREMVDHHNQDVKDFDNAANNLQDETLKEWARKMLPVLMVHQDSARAISESL
- a CDS encoding GNAT family N-acetyltransferase, translated to MELTIQQNTTKHQFETVVDGHTAFIVYKLFPGGIAYIHTEVPPELEGKGIASQLAKYVLEYARANHLKVKPLCPYVHAYMKKHPEYNDLL
- a CDS encoding (4Fe-4S)-binding protein; this encodes MKDITKTYSNGEVTIVWKPEVCKHSEVCFRGLPEVFDPHAKPWINAAGSNTERIIQQVKKCPSGALTYFMNKEVLADGSSPEITASSLAEIVPNGPRLIYGSIHTKDTSGHETQEYKVTAFCRCGSSSNMPYCDGTHIKTGFTDNE
- a CDS encoding OsmC family protein, translated to MNEEVKVSIEGIPYQVSISARDHRWLADEPAEVSGGDTGPTPGELLLSSLGSCTAITLTMYAARKKWPVEKIDVELRFDSDAKPDPKTTVIECLVHITGDLDETQRKRLMEIAHACPVHKVLSNPIIINTKAD
- a CDS encoding alpha/beta hydrolase, coding for MDFQPLQYIYQPAANHNAYTLLLLHGTGGDERDMLPLAPAMAPHFHVLSLRGNVQEQGMPRFFRRLSMGVFDEQDVHFRTHEMVHFLKELSAKEGFDLQQLVAAGYSNGANIAGAVLMLYPELLAGAVLFRPMQPLHGIEDPFETTRQQPVFMSSGKTDHTVEPAATAAYATLLTANGFQVSNYDINAGHQLTQQDIDLAAGWVKENFR
- a CDS encoding ring-cleaving dioxygenase, giving the protein MDQAITGLHHITAISGNAKKNYDFYTRIMGLRFVKKTVNFDDPHTYHFYYGDKTGSPGTILTFFPWEDIMAGRRGTHMATEIGYSIPEGSINFWLKRLDAANIIYNKPSSKFGEIYLTFLDPDGLKIELTVPEKTDDRVPWETAEVSAENATRGFHHVTLTLDDIQATADLLVSVFGFELIKHHANRYRFASPAGDTANYIDLVEAKGELRGHVAGGSIHHIAFRMKDDAMELHYREKLEALGLNATPQLDRKYFRSVYFREPGGVLFELATDTPGFTVDESVDELGTHLMLPAQFEPQRAEIEQKLIKLV
- a CDS encoding YceI family protein, which translates into the protein MAKLKWVSDADHSELSFKIRHLMITNVTGRFTNFRVEAETEGEDFLNAKATATVDVDSITTANTQRDEHLRSPDFFDVNKFRNISFAATKIESVDNDGSYVLHGDLTIRDVTKNVKLDVEFGGVVKDPWGNTKAGFTINGKINRKDFGLTWNAATEAGGVMVSDEVKIQCEVQLLKQ
- a CDS encoding exonuclease domain-containing protein, which produces MYAIVDIETTGGHASANGITEIAIYLSDGREVTQHYQTLINPGVPIPYYIESLTGITNSMVAEAPPFEAVAPMIHGLLQDRIFVAHNVNFDYSFVKHHLAAAGFELQCKKLCTVRLGRKIFPGLPSYSLGNFCRHMNIPVNGRHRAGGDAEATAKLFALMLQHDTEKAIATALKVGSKEQFLPPNLEPEVVKQLPEVPGVYYFHDVKGKVVYVGKAKDIRKRVNSHFSGHSASRQRQNFLRTIFNITYQETGTELMACILESVEIKRLWPAFNRAQKRVEFRYGFYLFEDQEGYLRLAIEKRRKFSTPVHAFNMLIDGHRLLRALIKQFELCPKLCFLQKGEGTCAGVTAATCHGACDKREAPETYNQRVKAAIAFLQEQQPSVVIMDKGRNSDEQSCILLEKGRFYGMGYVPAHLRATDAETLRPHLTQYPENEVIISLLRPYATNSKQLSSPQ
- a CDS encoding phosphoribosylaminoimidazolesuccinocarboxamide synthase; protein product: MLESNFKFPGQTAFYKGKVRDVYTIEDRLMVMAVSDRISAFDVVLPRPIPYKGQVLNQVAAIMLEATKDIVPNWVKSTPLPNVTIGLKCETFPVEMVVRGNLTGHAWRTYKTGQRVLCGVTMPEGLKENDFFPEPIITPTTKAHEGHDEDISREEIIAQGLVSKEDYEQLEKYTLALFARGKELAAQRGLILVDTKYEFGKIGDTIYVIDEIHTPDSSRYFYAEGYEENQQAGKQQRQLSKEFVREWLMENGFQGKDGQQVPEMTDAFVNSVSERYIELFENITGQKFVKEDVTPEEAEAKIVAALKQF
- a CDS encoding ABC transporter ATP-binding protein; protein product: MKHLAALNKYFIAQKWRLILGLLFTAISIVFSIFQPIMVRQIFDLLSHNLDEYRILSDTGLKGAFRSDFSHILAFYGVSILVFALLSGFFLFLQRQTLIVMSRHIEYDLKNEIYQHYQRLDLNFFKMHRTGDLMSRITEDVSRVRMYVGPAIMYASRTVFLIVIIVYLMLKVNPLLTLYTLSPLPFLALMIYYVNRVIHRKSEKIQAELSNITSIAQESYSGIRVIKSYVQEGASGRHFESASEAYKNSSISLAKTDALFQPAMALMIGLSVILTIFIGGIQVIAGNITVGNLAEFVIYVNMLMFPFLSIGLVATMIQRAAASQQRINEFLQIEPGIKDEPGARSVELNGTIRFDHVTFTYAHTGITALKDVNLRIEAGQKVAIIGRTGSGKSTLAQLLIRMFDPQEGKVMLDDQDVRYLHLEQLRSRISYVPQDVFLFSDSIANNIRFGDPAANLQAVRQAARQASVEKDILGFNEGFDTEIGERGVTLSGGQKQRISIARALIKDPGIMIFDDCLSAVDARTEKEIIGNLYAYLKDKTALIITHRIFSLFEFDKIIVLDEGKIVEEGTHEELLSLNGYYAELYARQQSGEDESVTE